TTTCAAGACTATATTTTCCTTTGGAGATATTTAAAAGTTCTCCATTTTTTATAGTAACATAGAGAGAATCTTCCTTATTTGAAACAGAAGTATCAATCAGTGTTACATTTTTTTCTTTAGAATTTAATAAAAGTGGAATTAAAGTTTCTTCAAAAACAAGATCTCCTTCTAAAAGAATAAAGTCTTCTTGTAAATATTTTCTTAAAAGATAAAGAGAGTACATATTTCCTGTAGTTTTATATTTTTTATTTTCTATAATTTTGATATTTTGATATTTTTTTAATAATTTTTTATAAAATTCTGATTTATATCCAGAAGCAATTATTATTTTTTCAATATTGTATTTTGATAAAAGTTTTATTGTTCTTTCAATGAGTGTGGAATCAAATATCTTAAGAAAGCCTACAGGTTTATCAAAATCCAAAGTTTCTCCAGCAGCTAAGATAACAGCAACTTTTATAGAATTTTTGTTGGTTAAAAATTCTTCACCAGAAGGTGTAATGAAGTATTTTATTTTTCTATAGGAGATAATTTCTTTGGTAAGGCAACCATCATTTAAAAGAGAATTGATATATTTATTGACAGAACCAAGAGAAATATTTAGATATTCAGATATTTTTCTTTGACTGATTATATTATTTTCATGAATAAGAGATATGATTTTTCTCTTTATTTGAATCACCTCCTAATATTAAAAATGAACGATAATATTTTTACACTGTGAACGATTTTTGTCAAGAATAAAAAACTTACAATTTTTAATTTTAAAATTAAAGGTATAAAAAGATAGATAATTATTTTTTTAATATCGAACAAATTATTTAAGAGATAGTGGGAGATAAACCTTAAAAAATAAAAGAAGTATGTAAAAAAGTACGAACAAAAAATATTTTTATTTGAAGGTGTTAATTTACATCAAATAATGTTAATATATAAACTGAGAAAAATTTGTCAGGAGGATATTGTATTGGAAAGTATAAGAACCGTAATTGATTTTGTAAATAACTTGTTGTGGGGTAAAAATATTCTTGTAGTGATGCTTATAGGAACAGCAGTTTATTTTACTTTTAAAACAAGGTTTATGCAATTTAGATTATTTGGAGATATAATAAAAATATTAAAAGGAAATGGAGAAGAGAAGAAAGATGGAATAAGTTCTTTAGAAACTTTTTTTCTAGGAACAGCATGCAGAGTAGGAGCAGGAAATATTTCTGGAGTTGTAGCAGCAGTATCTATTGGAGGACCAGGAGCCCTTTTTTGGATGTGGCTTGTAGCTCTACTTGGAGCAGCAACATCTTTTGTTGAATCAAGTCTTGCAGTAATGTATAGAACAAAAATAAAAAAGGGAGTATATCAAGGGGGAACTCCTTGGATTATAAAGAATAGACTCAATATGAAATGGTTGGGAGCTATATATGTATTAGCATCTATTATTTGCTATATAGGAGTAATCCAAGTAATGTCGAACTCTGTAACTGAGTCAGTTGTAAGTGCATATGGTTTTGATTCTAAAATAATAGCTGTGATATTAGCAATTGTAGTTGGTTTGATTATATTTGGAAAAAGTAAAAAAGATAAAATAATATTAGCACTGAATAAAATAGTTCCTATAATGGCAGTTATGTATCTTTTAGTAGTAATTTATGTTATTATTACTAATATAACAGGTATTCCAGCAATGATTGGAAACATATTTTACCAAGCTTTTGGAGGAAAAGAATTTCTAGGAGGAACAGTTGGTGGAATAATTATGCAAGGAGTAAGAAGAGGATTATTTTCTAATGAAGCAGGAAGTGGAAATTCTAATTATGCAGCAGCAGTAGTTGATATAGAGGAGCCAGCAAAACAAGGAATGGTACAAGCATTAGGTGTTTTTGTGGATACACTTGTAATATGTAGTGCTACAGCATTTGTAATTCTTTTAGCAGATACAAAGGTGATAAATGGATTTACAGGAATGACTCTTTTCCAAGAATCGTTAAAGAGTCATATAGGTTGGATAGGAATACCATTTACTGTGATAGTATTATTTTTCTTTTCTTTGAGTACAATATTAGGAGTTACATATTATGGAAAAAATGCTATAAATTTTATAAGTACAAAGCCAGTTATAAAA
Above is a window of Fusobacterium varium DNA encoding:
- a CDS encoding bifunctional N-acetylglucosamine-1-phosphate uridyltransferase/glucosamine-1-phosphate acetyltransferase, with amino-acid sequence MIQIKRKIISLIHENNIISQRKISEYLNISLGSVNKYINSLLNDGCLTKEIISYRKIKYFITPSGEEFLTNKNSIKVAVILAAGETLDFDKPVGFLKIFDSTLIERTIKLLSKYNIEKIIIASGYKSEFYKKLLKKYQNIKIIENKKYKTTGNMYSLYLLRKYLQEDFILLEGDLVFEETLIPLLLNSKEKNVTLIDTSVSNKEDSLYVTIKNGELLNISKGKYSLEKISGELIGISKLKYNSYLKMLDKFTQIENKLFFYEYSFLDKNIFPDLKCISSEEKLWGEIDNQKQYEYIKNNILKSLIKKEKDL
- a CDS encoding Na+/alanine symporter — protein: MESIRTVIDFVNNLLWGKNILVVMLIGTAVYFTFKTRFMQFRLFGDIIKILKGNGEEKKDGISSLETFFLGTACRVGAGNISGVVAAVSIGGPGALFWMWLVALLGAATSFVESSLAVMYRTKIKKGVYQGGTPWIIKNRLNMKWLGAIYVLASIICYIGVIQVMSNSVTESVVSAYGFDSKIIAVILAIVVGLIIFGKSKKDKIILALNKIVPIMAVMYLLVVIYVIITNITGIPAMIGNIFYQAFGGKEFLGGTVGGIIMQGVRRGLFSNEAGSGNSNYAAAVVDIEEPAKQGMVQALGVFVDTLVICSATAFVILLADTKVINGFTGMTLFQESLKSHIGWIGIPFTVIVLFFFSLSTILGVTYYGKNAINFISTKPVIKEIYHIIVVLMVYIGGIEQNFFVWSLADFGLGIMTVINIICIIPISGEALNELKKYEIKLKNNKRA